The Acidaminococcus fermentans DSM 20731 sequence TTGTCCGCGTCGCTCATGTCCTTGCTTTTTTCTTCAAATTCCTTGCGGCTGTCTTCGGCGGCCTGCTGCAGCTGGGTCTGGGCTTCTGCCAGCCCGGGGGCTGCCGCCATCACCTGGTTGTAGTTGATTTTGCCGATGGCCGAATTGCTGGTGGCGTCGCCACCGCCCATGTTCTTGCCCTGGACGGCCAGGACGAAGATCCCGACCACCATAATGGCCGCAATGGCCAGAGAAATGACCTTGACATTTTTCTTGTGGGC is a genomic window containing:
- a CDS encoding OmpH family outer membrane protein; its protein translation is MMELAHKKNVKVISLAIAAIMVVGIFVLAVQGKNMGGGDATSNSAIGKINYNQVMAAAPGLAEAQTQLQQAAEDSRKEFEEKSKDMSDADKQKLAADYQKKLEEKQKELIEPVKKEVDDAIVAVGKTKGLTVVVNQGAVVYGGLDVTADVTAQLKKAKK